One window of the Halictus rubicundus isolate RS-2024b chromosome 6, iyHalRubi1_principal, whole genome shotgun sequence genome contains the following:
- the Scat gene encoding VPS54 subunit of GARP complex scat yields the protein MAKIMKGSEPLSTILFCEYCTNLSFKQIEDFVRHLRDQHCAREGGSFVCLYGYNGVCSSLPVEGVSDKDYVAHATKHAAMQQQRKSNGQLSEPSSSWTVYSAAQNLPAVLNDPFKGKQSNFLTRTWGDGFVEKVDIPKSPYLPEITMQHFETYLKKIARRFRKHSRMNSNANRSTTNELLQNFPNLRKVKCSDRMQFDLTNIPKIFLIPNLDLSQKDNFYAVFPFTKNGLLNEDSNIVMHVKQMQEKLSHYLDIVEVRIAEQVASKSQAFFHAMTSHDALMEQLTQTITVLKALRKNIHQVDRHLVNDSLDILRLEQARSNRLLVQEKLKLMATVHQSQPMIQLLLSTPDYVAALDLISTTQEILLQELNGVHSFRHLSSQLTEMERLVDKMLSTEFQRYATADLNRPLGGENSVLDGDKLVSIISGLLRQKHFQFVDTYKEEAITTVRAVTKQRVIEALAASDCCSDQQAAALEVGGLSLAERLTLLNNTIQSLTFLLMRVKAVHDVMRDTVDLASGRVCDGSFDESIPDRLLTRAEHSRVTTKLNDMITSVCDYCHERMGNLLSAGANDKDKSQNDKEKPTIENASSKSDEKESQNWNDKSSWLSKRATTAQVCQLANLVEGFTETCEKLCGKQCTALRSAFKAQASKFIQRFHTELKTKLTLLLESERWKQADVPSEFQHLVTYVHENQCIPTYQFKPDDKAKEDDVQNFIVVGDEKYAVVATALMLIQMIHEYCRTGSELVALSGTIGRHLAELLRHYNSRCCQLVLGAGAMQVAGLKTITSTILVLAARSLKLILWFMPFVKAHFQSLSEQNPSRGFASSNISGGVALLDSVERDIRAHVKEIESKILTIVDNLLGGQISKWTARPPVPSVPFRNISNYLMKLHEAVSGILPAVEVQILYRTVNTSFKEKLREQLVKMNIVNNGGPQHGIVTSELTFYLEALRKLKVLPTNELDDNWMSDIWTR from the exons ATGGCGAAGATCATGAAAGGATCCGAACCGTTGAGCACGATCCTCTTCTGCGAATATTGCACTAACCTTTCGTTTAAGCAAATAGAAGATTTTGTCAG GCACCTACGAGATCAGCATTGCGCCAGAGAAGGAGGCTCTTTTGTGTGTCTCTatggttataatggagtatgcTCTAGTCTTCCCGTGGAAGGTGTTTCCGATAAAGATTATGTAGCACATGCCACCAAGCATGCAGCGATGCAACAGCAACGCAAAAGCAATGGCCAGTTGTCGGAGCCTTCCTCTTCATGGACTGTATACTCTGCTGCACAGAACTTGCCAGCTGTTTTAAATGATCCATTTAAGGGAAAGCAGAGCAACTTTTTAACACGTACTTGGGGAGATGGATTCGTAGAAAAAGTTGATATACCTAAAAGCCCGTATCTCCCTGAAATTACCATGCAGCATTTCGAAActtatttaaagaaaattgcCAGG AGATTTAGAAAGCATTCTCGCATGAATTCGAATGCTAACAGATCAACTACCAATGAATTGTTACAAAACTTTCCAAACTTAAGAAAAGTAAAATGTTCAG ATCGAATGCAATTTGATTTAACTAATAtaccaaaaatttttttaatacccAATCTGGATCTTTCTCaaaaagacaatttttatgctGTATTTCCATTCACAAAAAATGGATTATTAAACGAAGATTCTAATATTGTTATGCATGTAAAACAAATGCAAGAAAAG TTAAGTCACTATTTAGATATTGTGGAAGTTAGAATAGCTGAACAGGTTGCTTCGAAATCTCAAGCATTTTTTCATGCTATGACTTCTCATGATGCCTTAATGGAGCAACTCACACAAACTATTACTGTTCTCAAAGCTCTTAGGAAAAATATACACCAAGTTGATAGACATCTAGTCAATGATTCCTTAGATATATTACG ATTAGAGCAAGCAAGATCTAATCGGTTATTAGTTCAAGAAAAGTTAAAGCTTATGGCCACGGTGCATCAAAGCCAACCGATGATACAGTTGTTGTTATCTACCCCAGATTACGTGGCAGCATTGGATCTTATTTCCACTACTCAGGAGATACTTTTACAAGAGTTGAACGGGGTGCATAGCTTTAG ACATCTGAGTTCCCAGTTAACGGAGATGGAGCGATTGGTAGATAAAATGTTGTCCACGGAGTTCCAAAGGTACGCGACTGCCGATTTGAACAGACCGTTGGGTGGTGAGAACAGTGTTCTGGACGGT GATAAGCTTGTGTCGATCATTTCCGGTTTGCTGCGGCAAAAGCATTTTCAATTTGTGGATACTTACAAAGAGGAGGCTATAACGACAGTGAGAGCTGTGACTAAGCAGAGGGTGATAGAGGCTCTGGCAGCGAGCGACTGTTGCAGCGATCAACAAGCGGCTGCTCTAGAAGTCGGAGGACTCTCCTTAGCGGAGAGATTAACGTTGCTAAACAACACCATACAGTCGTTAACGTTTCTACTGATGCGAGTCAAG GCTGTTCACGACGTTATGCGAGACACGGTAGATCTTGCATCTGGTCGAGTTTGCGACGGTTCGTTCGATGAGAGTATACCCGATCGGTTATTGACTCGAGCAGAGCATTCGCGAGTAACGACCAAACTCAATGATATGATAACCTCGGTTTGCGATTATTGTCATGAACGAATGGGAAATCTGCTTTCTGCAGGTGCGAATGACAAAGACAAGTCGCAAAACGATAAAGAGAAACCGACCATCGAAAACGCGAGTAGCAAATCGGATGAGAAAGAGAGCCAAAATTGGAACGATAAGTCGTCCTGGTTGAGCAAGAGGGCAACCACAGCCCAAGTGTGTCAGTTGGCTAATTTGGTCGAGGGATTTACAGAAACTTGCGAGAAACTCTGTGGCAAGCAGTGCACAGCCTTACGATCCGCCTTTAAG GCACAAGCCAGCAAGTTCATTCAGAGATTTCATACCGAACTTAAAACAAAACTCACCCTTTTGTTGGAGTCCGAAAGATGGAAACAGGCGGACGTACCATCCGAATTCCAGCACCTGGTGACCTACGTGCACGAAAACCAATGTATACCAACGTACCAGTTCAAGCCGGATGACAAAGCTAAGGAAGACGATGTTCAAAATTTTATTGTAGTGGGAGATGAGAAGTACGCCGTCGTTGCCACGGCTCTGATGCTTATACAAATGATTCACGAGTATTGCAG AACCGGCAGCGAGTTGGTTGCCTTGTCCGGAACAATTGGGAGGCATTTAGCTGAATTATTACGCCATTATAATTCCCGTTGCTGTCAACTTGTACTCGGCGCTGGCGCGATGCAAGTTGCTGGTTTAAAAACAATTACTAGTACGATACTGGTACTGGCTGCCCGCAGTTTGAAGCTGATCTTGTGGTTTATGCCTTTTGTAAAGGCACACTTTCAAT CGCTATCAGAGCAGAATCCTAGTCGTGGGTTTGCCTCGTCTAACATAAGCGGCGGCGTCGCGTTGCTGGATAGCGTCGAGAGAGACATTCGAGCTCACGTAAAGGAGATCGAAAGCAAGATCCTTACAATTGTCGACAATCTGCTCGGTGGCCAGATATCGAAGTGGACGGCGCGGCCACCAGTACCATCGGTCCCGTTTAGAAATATTTCAAA ttatttaatgaaactaCACGAAGCAGTTTCTGGTATTTTGCCTGCAGTCGAAGTACAAATCTTGTATCGAACGGTAAACACGTCTTTTAAAGAGAAACTACGAGAACAGTTAGTCAAAATGAATATAGTGAATAACGGTGGTCCGCAACACGGTATAGTCACGTCCGAGCTCACTTTTTATCTCGAGGCGTTGCGAAAGCTGAAAGTGTTGCCCACCAACGAGTTAGATGACAATTGGATGAGTGACATATGGACTAGATAA
- the LOC143355141 gene encoding cytoplasmic dynein 2 light intermediate chain 1 isoform X1: MKYCRKSDENMRDAAVRLCLEEEQRRKNDPDETHERSIIIVGSKKVGKTTMIYRFLEKEETPKPTIATDYSFGRKAGKSLIKNIVHVWEVGHLTSSLVSAAMTGSSLTHSPHHLTILMMMDLSLPEILWSSFEEALSVVRNAMKMAYDDNMIQELKTRRLNDRGKTLEKEVDPFPIKLCIVGGKYDKFKDFDPSRKELVGKTLRAVAHILGAGLYYHSSKDKTVARKTKDLLSHCGFGTQLSGGKCIDFEKPLAVPAGADSFSSIDLQFPQARPSAVLDAIKQIYIARVPQVSRSDDAISEDPSNDPNFNEPIIDRLRAQREEEIGILLHNMLEGRTPQIPIPDPS, translated from the exons ATGAAGTATTGCCGAAAGAG CGACGAAAACATGAGAGACGCGGCGGTGCGGCTTTGTTTAGAGGAAGAACAGCGTCGTAAAAATGATCCGGACGAAACCCATGAACGTTCTATCATCATTGTTGGTTCCAAGAAAGTT GGTAAAACGACGATGATATATCGATTTCTCGAGAAAGAAGAAACGCCGAAGCCCACCATCGCGACCGATTATTCTTTCGGGCGTAAGGCCGGGAAGAGCTTA ATAAAGAATATCGTACACGTTTGGGAAGTGGGTCATTTAACGTCTTCGTTGGTGTCCGCTGCCATGACAGGCTCGTCTTTGACTCATTCCCCTCATCATCTCACGATACTGATGATGATGGATTTGTCGCTACCGGAAATTTTATGGTCTTCGTTCGAAGAAGCGTTGTCCGTAGTTCGGAACGCGATGAAGATGGCTTACGACGATAACATGATTCAGGAACTTAAGACCCGCCGACTGAACGATCGAGGGAAAACATTGGAAAAGGAGGTTGATCCTTTCCCGATTAAACTCTGTATCGTAGGAGGGAAATACGATAAATTCAAG GATTTCGATCCGAGTAGAAAGGAATTAGTCGGGAAGACGTTGAGAGCCGTGGCTCACATCCTAGGCGCAGGCCTTTACTATCACTCCTCGAAAGATAAGACTGTGGCGCGGAAAACCAAAGATTTGCTATCTCATTGTGGATTTGGCACGCAACTTTC CGGCGGGAAGTGTATAGATTTCGAGAAGCCGTTAGCGGTGCCAGCCGGCGCCGATTCATTTTCCTCGATCGATTTGCAATTCCCCCAGGCAAGACCTTCGGCCGTCTTGGATGCCATCAAACAGATTTATATCGCTCGTGTACCGCAAGTCTCCAGAAGCGACGATGCTATCTCCGAGGATCCGAGCAACGATCCCAACTTTAACGAGCCGATTATCGACAGATTGCGGGCTCAGCGAGAAGAG GAAATTGGTATTCTCCTCCACAACATGCTGGAAGGTCGAACACCTCAAATTCCCATTCCGGATCCGTCATAG
- the LOC143355141 gene encoding cytoplasmic dynein 2 light intermediate chain 1 isoform X2: MTHKNSDENMRDAAVRLCLEEEQRRKNDPDETHERSIIIVGSKKVGKTTMIYRFLEKEETPKPTIATDYSFGRKAGKSLIKNIVHVWEVGHLTSSLVSAAMTGSSLTHSPHHLTILMMMDLSLPEILWSSFEEALSVVRNAMKMAYDDNMIQELKTRRLNDRGKTLEKEVDPFPIKLCIVGGKYDKFKDFDPSRKELVGKTLRAVAHILGAGLYYHSSKDKTVARKTKDLLSHCGFGTQLSGGKCIDFEKPLAVPAGADSFSSIDLQFPQARPSAVLDAIKQIYIARVPQVSRSDDAISEDPSNDPNFNEPIIDRLRAQREEEIGILLHNMLEGRTPQIPIPDPS, translated from the exons ATGACGCACAAAAATTC CGACGAAAACATGAGAGACGCGGCGGTGCGGCTTTGTTTAGAGGAAGAACAGCGTCGTAAAAATGATCCGGACGAAACCCATGAACGTTCTATCATCATTGTTGGTTCCAAGAAAGTT GGTAAAACGACGATGATATATCGATTTCTCGAGAAAGAAGAAACGCCGAAGCCCACCATCGCGACCGATTATTCTTTCGGGCGTAAGGCCGGGAAGAGCTTA ATAAAGAATATCGTACACGTTTGGGAAGTGGGTCATTTAACGTCTTCGTTGGTGTCCGCTGCCATGACAGGCTCGTCTTTGACTCATTCCCCTCATCATCTCACGATACTGATGATGATGGATTTGTCGCTACCGGAAATTTTATGGTCTTCGTTCGAAGAAGCGTTGTCCGTAGTTCGGAACGCGATGAAGATGGCTTACGACGATAACATGATTCAGGAACTTAAGACCCGCCGACTGAACGATCGAGGGAAAACATTGGAAAAGGAGGTTGATCCTTTCCCGATTAAACTCTGTATCGTAGGAGGGAAATACGATAAATTCAAG GATTTCGATCCGAGTAGAAAGGAATTAGTCGGGAAGACGTTGAGAGCCGTGGCTCACATCCTAGGCGCAGGCCTTTACTATCACTCCTCGAAAGATAAGACTGTGGCGCGGAAAACCAAAGATTTGCTATCTCATTGTGGATTTGGCACGCAACTTTC CGGCGGGAAGTGTATAGATTTCGAGAAGCCGTTAGCGGTGCCAGCCGGCGCCGATTCATTTTCCTCGATCGATTTGCAATTCCCCCAGGCAAGACCTTCGGCCGTCTTGGATGCCATCAAACAGATTTATATCGCTCGTGTACCGCAAGTCTCCAGAAGCGACGATGCTATCTCCGAGGATCCGAGCAACGATCCCAACTTTAACGAGCCGATTATCGACAGATTGCGGGCTCAGCGAGAAGAG GAAATTGGTATTCTCCTCCACAACATGCTGGAAGGTCGAACACCTCAAATTCCCATTCCGGATCCGTCATAG